One segment of Sporanaerobacter acetigenes DSM 13106 DNA contains the following:
- a CDS encoding DUF4179 domain-containing protein — MKFDHDETIIKNALDTIETPEYDIVSNVERKIRKQKTPMKFKRSVSVAIVCICLMVSVGVMAVTIPSFNKLLSIVSPDIALMLQPIEASCEDNGIKMEVLGAMNDDEMAVIYITMKDLVGDRIDETLDIYDYNLTGTNISNCQIVHYDETTKTATLRMRANGGKKLNGKKASFQVESFLVDKLTFDGVETGIDLLDINEVEDSQTISLDMNNDVLGGGGELFEEFETQGIIGILKPDQMKITLPEIDFMYISNIGYIDGRLHIQTKWVGDGIDDHGYFYFVDALGNRIDKNPDSIYFGVDDLGNTKWGRNYIEYIFDVDDINLHDLKLMGYFVSHGNYVTGNWKTTFKLKSVGEEKKIDCNIKMDTLNVNTIKVSLLGITLVCNGEIDESTRIPISINMTDGSSQTFDCGISYSDNGEVRIKYIPSLPLDVSKVESVNINGTVIDIN; from the coding sequence ATGAAATTTGATCATGATGAAACAATTATAAAAAATGCACTTGATACTATCGAGACACCTGAATATGACATTGTATCAAATGTGGAAAGAAAGATAAGAAAACAGAAAACTCCTATGAAGTTTAAAAGATCAGTTTCTGTTGCAATAGTTTGTATATGCTTGATGGTTTCAGTTGGCGTAATGGCAGTGACTATTCCAAGTTTCAACAAGCTTTTATCTATTGTTAGTCCTGATATAGCATTGATGCTACAGCCTATAGAGGCTAGTTGTGAAGACAATGGAATCAAGATGGAAGTATTAGGAGCTATGAATGATGATGAGATGGCTGTTATTTATATTACGATGAAAGATTTGGTAGGAGATAGAATTGATGAAACCTTAGATATTTATGATTACAATTTGACGGGGACAAATATATCTAATTGTCAAATAGTTCACTATGATGAAACAACTAAAACTGCAACTTTACGTATGCGAGCTAATGGTGGGAAAAAACTAAACGGTAAAAAAGCAAGTTTTCAAGTTGAATCTTTTCTTGTTGATAAGTTGACATTTGATGGAGTTGAGACTGGCATCGATCTTTTAGATATAAATGAAGTTGAAGATTCACAGACAATTTCTCTAGACATGAACAATGATGTCTTAGGTGGAGGGGGCGAATTGTTTGAGGAGTTTGAAACACAGGGCATAATAGGGATCCTAAAGCCAGATCAAATGAAAATAACACTACCTGAAATAGATTTTATGTATATATCAAATATTGGTTATATTGATGGTCGCCTCCACATACAAACTAAGTGGGTTGGAGATGGCATTGATGATCATGGATATTTCTATTTTGTCGATGCTTTGGGTAATAGGATTGACAAGAATCCAGATAGTATTTACTTTGGAGTAGATGATTTAGGCAATACCAAATGGGGACGTAATTATATAGAATATATCTTTGATGTAGACGATATAAATCTTCATGATTTGAAACTTATGGGCTATTTTGTATCTCATGGCAATTATGTAACAGGAAATTGGAAAACAACATTTAAGCTTAAATCTGTTGGAGAAGAAAAGAAAATTGATTGCAATATAAAAATGGATACTTTAAATGTAAATACTATTAAAGTATCGCTTTTAGGTATAACTCTAGTGTGCAATGGAGAAATTGATGAGTCTACAAGAATACCTATTAGTATCAATATGACTGATGGTAGTTCTCAAACATTTGACTGTGGAATTAGCTATAGTGACAATGGAGAAGTCAGAATAAAATATATACCTTCTTTACCACTGGATGTTTCAAAGGTTGAATCAGTGAATATAAATGGAACTGTGATAGATATTAATTGA
- a CDS encoding ABC transporter permease — protein MKRYIIKRLLTSVVTIWVLITLVFFMVRLIPGDPFTNGKIKPEIVENMMEYYGLNKPLLEQYKVFVLNLLKGDLGYSLNYIGRTVNQIIIDSFPVSADLGIRALIFAIIGGILLGVIAAINHNKIWDNISVTIAIVGISVPSFILGALIQYIFALKFRWFPAAQWNSFSSTILPSFTLGIATLGMITRILRSSMIEIHNKNYLIVAKSKGLSKKHILFKYELRNAIIPVITLLGPTTAMLLTGSFVVEQIFAIPGLGRHFVLSIQNLDYSLTLGLTIFYGTILILMNLIVDILYAIVDPRIRLE, from the coding sequence ATGAAAAGATATATTATAAAAAGACTTCTAACTTCGGTTGTTACAATTTGGGTTCTGATAACATTAGTTTTCTTTATGGTTCGGTTAATACCAGGAGATCCTTTTACAAATGGAAAAATCAAACCAGAAATTGTTGAAAACATGATGGAATATTATGGCTTGAATAAGCCGTTGTTAGAACAATATAAGGTTTTTGTATTGAATTTATTGAAAGGGGATTTAGGATATTCCCTTAATTACATAGGAAGAACTGTTAACCAGATAATAATAGACTCTTTTCCTGTTTCAGCGGATTTAGGGATAAGAGCTTTGATATTTGCAATAATAGGTGGAATTTTATTGGGCGTTATTGCTGCTATTAATCATAATAAAATTTGGGATAACATTAGCGTTACTATTGCGATAGTTGGCATTTCTGTGCCTAGTTTTATACTAGGTGCATTAATTCAATATATATTTGCTTTAAAGTTTAGATGGTTTCCTGCAGCACAATGGAATAGTTTTTCTTCAACAATTTTGCCATCCTTTACACTAGGAATAGCAACCCTTGGGATGATAACAAGAATATTACGATCTAGCATGATAGAAATTCATAATAAGAACTATTTAATTGTTGCGAAATCAAAGGGATTATCAAAAAAACATATTTTATTTAAATATGAGCTTAGAAATGCAATTATTCCAGTTATTACGCTATTAGGCCCAACTACGGCAATGCTATTAACTGGAAGTTTTGTTGTGGAACAAATATTTGCAATTCCAGGATTGGGAAGACATTTTGTATTATCCATTCAAAATCTTGATTATTCACTAACCCTTGGATTGACAATATTTTATGGGACTATATTGATTTTAATGAATTTAATAGTAGATATATTATATGCCATTGTTGATCCTAGAATACGGTTAGAATAG
- a CDS encoding HD domain-containing protein, giving the protein MPSREEAYELFTKYNKSESLLKHGLAVEAVMLYFAEIFGEEDKEKWGIIGLIHDLDYEMYPEEHCKKTREILTEENWPEDYIHGIVSHGWKICSDEEPKERMEKVLYTIDELTGLITAVALVRPSKSVLDMKVKSVKKKWKDKSFAAGVNRQVIEEGAEMLGMSLDEIIEETIKGMQNVAEEIGLGGMGTF; this is encoded by the coding sequence ATGCCAAGTAGAGAAGAAGCTTACGAATTGTTCACGAAGTACAATAAAAGTGAGAGTTTGCTAAAACATGGTTTAGCTGTTGAGGCAGTGATGCTGTATTTTGCAGAGATCTTTGGAGAAGAAGATAAAGAAAAATGGGGAATTATTGGTTTGATACATGACTTAGACTATGAAATGTATCCTGAAGAACATTGCAAAAAGACAAGAGAGATATTGACTGAAGAGAACTGGCCAGAAGATTATATACATGGAATAGTAAGTCATGGTTGGAAGATTTGTTCTGATGAAGAACCTAAAGAGAGAATGGAAAAGGTATTGTATACTATTGACGAATTGACAGGGCTTATAACTGCTGTAGCATTAGTTCGTCCAAGTAAGAGCGTACTTGATATGAAAGTGAAATCTGTAAAGAAAAAGTGGAAAGATAAAAGTTTTGCAGCAGGAGTTAATAGACAAGTCATTGAGGAAGGAGCGGAAATGCTTGGTATGAGTTTAGATGAGATCATTGAAGAGACGATAAAGGGAATGCAAAACGTAGCAGAAGAAATAGGATTAGGTGGCATGGGGACGTTTTGA
- a CDS encoding ABC transporter permease, with product MNVTKEKFRPSTDIYESIEETRTIEDISIKHIKSMILSNKIMMISIIILITYIVMAIVGPFLIPYDYKTTDLSNVNKWPNSEHWFGTDELGRDLWQRTWVGARVSIFIGIISGLIQTIVGAFVGGMSGLLGGKVDNIIMRCLDIISAIPYTIITILIMVVMGSGIISLIIAISITSWIDMARLVRGQIIQLKNLEYIMSAKLMGASNLWILFKHLLPNCIWIIIIQLTISIPEAIFSEAYLSFLGIGIKPPMASWGLLANLGIKHIRTHPYQLVIPGILISVFILAMNILGDGFRDAFDPTLNTVKDRK from the coding sequence ATGAATGTCACAAAAGAAAAATTTAGACCATCTACAGACATATATGAATCTATTGAGGAAACTAGAACAATAGAAGATATTTCAATTAAACATATTAAAAGTATGATTTTATCAAATAAAATTATGATGATTTCAATAATTATTTTAATAACATACATAGTTATGGCAATTGTAGGACCATTTTTAATACCTTATGATTATAAAACTACGGATCTGTCCAATGTGAATAAATGGCCTAATAGTGAACATTGGTTTGGGACAGATGAACTTGGTAGAGATTTATGGCAAAGAACGTGGGTTGGAGCAAGAGTTTCTATTTTTATTGGCATTATATCTGGTTTAATACAAACCATTGTTGGCGCATTTGTTGGAGGAATGTCAGGACTTCTTGGGGGTAAGGTGGATAATATCATAATGAGGTGTTTGGACATAATTAGTGCGATTCCTTATACAATTATTACAATTTTGATTATGGTTGTTATGGGATCGGGGATAATTTCACTTATTATTGCGATATCTATTACAAGTTGGATTGATATGGCTCGATTGGTTCGCGGTCAGATTATACAACTTAAAAATCTTGAATATATTATGTCGGCTAAATTGATGGGTGCGAGCAATTTATGGATATTATTCAAGCATCTTTTACCGAATTGTATTTGGATTATTATTATACAGCTTACGATATCTATTCCAGAAGCAATATTTTCTGAAGCATATCTTAGCTTTTTAGGAATAGGAATAAAGCCACCAATGGCAAGCTGGGGATTGCTTGCAAATTTAGGTATAAAACATATAAGAACTCATCCATATCAATTGGTAATACCAGGTATATTAATCAGTGTGTTTATTTTGGCTATGAATATTCTTGGAGATGGTTTTCGTGATGCTTTTGATCCAACATTGAATACAGTAAAGGACAGGAAATAA
- a CDS encoding DUF2164 domain-containing protein, whose product MRNKIELNKEKKDEMIRLIKDYFLKERDEDLGDLAAELILDFFVENIAPEFYNQGVYDSYVFIKDKAEDLFAIQR is encoded by the coding sequence ATGAGGAACAAAATTGAGCTAAACAAAGAAAAGAAAGATGAAATGATTAGATTGATTAAAGATTATTTTTTAAAAGAAAGAGATGAAGATTTAGGAGATTTGGCTGCAGAACTAATTTTAGATTTTTTTGTAGAGAATATAGCTCCAGAGTTTTATAATCAAGGAGTTTATGATTCATATGTTTTCATTAAAGATAAAGCTGAAGATTTATTTGCAATACAAAGGTAA
- a CDS encoding RNA polymerase sigma factor, translating into MKASDLDNIFATGGEYELRCAIELYGQSLLRYCHNILCDYFEAQDAVQVTFIKAYNKRNNFESGTSLSAWLYRIAYTTCIDLLRKKKLLFFMPQTGMNSTKQENEYSSYISDDLKKALLTLSPSDRALVFSRVIDEKSYGELEDIYHVSASTLRKRYERAKKKLSDELQKTNSYNEGLGGIK; encoded by the coding sequence ATGAAGGCAAGTGATCTTGACAATATTTTTGCTACAGGCGGAGAATATGAGCTTCGATGTGCCATAGAGCTATACGGTCAATCGCTTCTAAGATATTGTCACAATATACTTTGTGATTATTTTGAAGCTCAAGACGCTGTACAAGTCACATTTATCAAAGCCTATAACAAAAGAAATAATTTTGAAAGTGGAACATCCTTGTCGGCGTGGCTATATCGTATTGCATATACTACGTGTATAGACTTACTTAGAAAGAAAAAATTGTTGTTTTTTATGCCCCAAACAGGTATGAATTCTACAAAACAGGAAAATGAATATTCAAGCTACATAAGTGATGATTTAAAAAAAGCTCTTTTAACTTTATCTCCGTCGGACAGGGCACTAGTGTTTAGTAGGGTAATAGATGAAAAAAGCTATGGAGAATTGGAAGATATCTATCATGTATCAGCTAGTACATTGCGGAAACGCTATGAAAGAGCAAAAAAGAAATTGTCAGATGAATTGCAAAAAACAAATTCCTATAATGAAGGATTGGGGGGTATAAAATGA